A portion of the Bulleidia sp. zg-1006 genome contains these proteins:
- a CDS encoding septation ring formation regulator EzrA, translating into MNQITSFISDIRFIIAVAVVVVLAFVWLIWAAIRGRHFQRELNELKVRFESVRMIPISLKMNKVINVANANEEIKPQVEEAGERFNKVTSAINNFEENLKIMDENIQTNHLNGIKKSIATLRDELQTLEIDVKEVEHSLDGFLAKETAQRQEVTALKNRFRAMKAQAMEIANRLSFAWPMVEQKLSDTEKMFSTFEEWMFNADFDKANKELFRIKISMQDLDRSLEQMPSLVHDGQGTIPKLAETLQKDYLHQRNRGVYLKHLEIETNLKAMTESLKENLRLLKSGSVDGVREHLDDMMTRIKQMDTAVKKEGKAFEEVNLLTKDSLSLRDEVEKTSAFVFDQYEKVSDRFGMEEMKSKLDTENEKFTKLVETMPSVIDTVKNQQTPATDVLNSLRKLMDDLNESYMSFKVMKEDLEAATGDEARAREQLMKLQVTMSIVQLKLRKAKLPVISEKYEEDVNLAYDYFHRMNDLLAEKPLKLDLINSTLQEAVPFVYKLFRELSNVLGTAQMVEDTIVYGNRYRSTYADIDSDLSREELDYRNGEYTAALHKAISTMEKIVPGSYESMMKKSRALDA; encoded by the coding sequence ATGAATCAAATTACAAGTTTTATTTCGGATATCCGATTTATTATAGCTGTCGCCGTTGTAGTGGTACTTGCTTTTGTGTGGTTAATCTGGGCGGCAATTCGTGGTCGTCATTTTCAAAGAGAATTAAATGAACTAAAAGTACGCTTTGAATCCGTTCGTATGATACCAATCTCTTTGAAGATGAATAAAGTCATCAATGTCGCAAATGCGAATGAAGAAATTAAACCACAAGTGGAAGAGGCTGGTGAACGCTTCAATAAAGTAACAAGTGCTATTAATAATTTTGAAGAAAATTTGAAAATCATGGATGAAAATATCCAAACCAATCATTTAAATGGTATAAAGAAATCCATTGCGACTTTGCGTGATGAACTACAAACACTAGAAATAGATGTCAAAGAAGTGGAACATAGCTTAGATGGTTTCTTAGCCAAAGAAACGGCTCAACGTCAGGAAGTTACGGCACTTAAAAATCGCTTTCGAGCCATGAAAGCTCAGGCTATGGAAATCGCTAATCGCTTGTCATTTGCCTGGCCAATGGTTGAACAGAAATTATCCGATACAGAAAAAATGTTTAGTACATTTGAAGAATGGATGTTTAATGCGGATTTCGATAAAGCGAACAAAGAGTTATTTCGTATTAAAATCAGTATGCAAGATTTAGACCGTAGCTTAGAACAAATGCCAAGCTTAGTGCATGATGGACAAGGCACCATTCCTAAGTTGGCTGAAACACTACAAAAAGATTACCTTCATCAACGCAATCGCGGGGTGTACTTAAAACATTTAGAAATTGAAACGAATTTAAAAGCGATGACGGAATCTTTAAAAGAAAACTTGCGTTTATTGAAGAGCGGCTCAGTGGATGGGGTTCGTGAACATTTGGATGACATGATGACGCGTATTAAACAAATGGATACAGCGGTTAAAAAAGAAGGGAAAGCCTTTGAAGAAGTGAATTTATTGACGAAGGATTCTTTGTCTTTGCGTGATGAAGTGGAAAAGACTTCAGCCTTTGTATTCGATCAATATGAAAAAGTATCAGATCGTTTTGGAATGGAAGAAATGAAGTCTAAGTTAGATACTGAAAATGAGAAGTTTACGAAGCTTGTTGAAACCATGCCATCCGTAATTGATACCGTTAAAAACCAACAAACACCAGCGACGGATGTTTTGAATAGTTTGCGTAAATTAATGGATGATTTAAATGAATCTTATATGTCTTTTAAAGTGATGAAGGAAGATTTAGAAGCCGCAACCGGTGATGAAGCTCGTGCTAGAGAGCAACTTATGAAGTTACAAGTCACGATGTCCATTGTGCAACTCAAGCTAAGAAAAGCGAAGTTGCCTGTAATTTCTGAAAAGTATGAAGAAGATGTGAATCTTGCTTACGATTACTTCCATCGCATGAATGATTTATTAGCAGAAAAACCATTGAAGTTGGATTTAATCAATTCAACCCTTCAAGAAGCTGTTCCTTTTGTTTACAAATTATTTAGAGAATTAAGTAATGTCTTAGGAACGGCACAAATGGTTGAAGATACTATTGTTTATGGAAACCGTTACCGCTCCACTTATGCGGATATTGATTCTGACTTAAGCCGTGAAGAGTTGGATTATCGTAATGGAGAATATACAGCCGCTTTGCATAAAGCAATTTCAACCATGGAAAAGATTGTGCCGGGTAGCTATGAATCAATGATGAAGAAGAGTCGTGCTTTAGATGCGTAG
- a CDS encoding cysteine desulfurase family protein: MRRVDFDSASTTNLNTEVLKTYISLLEKNYVNSEALYDEGVAMHLKLEKARAVIASLLQVETQEIIFTSGASEANSAAIKGVCFAGKEKKHILTTSIEHSSIRNAVKQMADVFGYEVTYLPVNKESVILLEDVKKALREDTAIVSVMAVNNEVGSIQPIQEVGEFVKKHSHAYFHVDLTQAIGKIDLNMKYIDLASMSAHKMNGLKGSGLLVKKRHVPFVPLINGGEQEFGLRGGTANALADLVLAKTLRLYLEDQKKNLGHIQALKERMVHGLEALTGVYINSPVNSIANIVNFSYPKIPSEVMQNALNQKGFMVSAKSTCDSKSTEPSDVLMAMGLGREIALSSIRVSFHSDNTLEEVDTFLKVYKEVIQQYGSL; the protein is encoded by the coding sequence ATGCGTAGGGTGGATTTTGATAGTGCCAGCACCACTAATTTAAATACGGAAGTGCTAAAAACCTATATAAGTTTATTAGAAAAAAACTATGTGAATAGTGAAGCTCTTTACGATGAGGGAGTAGCGATGCACTTGAAGCTTGAAAAAGCAAGAGCGGTCATCGCTTCTTTATTGCAAGTGGAAACGCAAGAGATTATCTTTACCTCTGGTGCTTCCGAAGCCAATAGTGCCGCCATTAAGGGAGTGTGTTTTGCCGGAAAGGAAAAGAAACATATTTTAACCACTTCTATTGAGCACTCTTCTATTCGTAATGCTGTGAAACAAATGGCTGATGTTTTCGGCTATGAAGTGACCTATTTACCGGTCAATAAAGAATCGGTGATTTTACTGGAAGATGTGAAGAAAGCATTAAGAGAAGATACAGCGATTGTTTCTGTCATGGCAGTAAACAATGAAGTAGGTTCTATTCAACCCATTCAAGAAGTGGGTGAGTTCGTTAAGAAACATTCCCATGCCTATTTTCATGTGGACTTAACACAAGCGATTGGTAAGATTGATTTGAATATGAAATATATTGATTTAGCTTCAATGTCAGCCCATAAGATGAATGGCTTAAAAGGCTCGGGTCTTTTAGTGAAAAAGAGACATGTTCCTTTTGTACCATTGATTAATGGCGGTGAGCAGGAATTTGGTTTAAGAGGGGGAACAGCAAATGCTTTAGCCGATTTAGTTCTCGCCAAAACACTCCGTTTGTACTTAGAAGACCAAAAGAAAAACCTTGGTCATATCCAAGCTTTAAAAGAAAGAATGGTGCATGGGTTAGAAGCATTGACGGGTGTTTATATTAATAGTCCAGTTAATTCCATTGCGAATATTGTGAATTTTTCTTATCCTAAAATACCAAGTGAAGTGATGCAAAATGCTCTAAACCAAAAAGGCTTTATGGTTTCCGCTAAGAGTACTTGTGATTCTAAGTCAACAGAGCCATCCGATGTTTTAATGGCTATGGGCTTGGGAAGGGAAATAGCTTTATCTTCTATTCGTGTTTCCTTTCATAGTGATAATACACTAGAAGAGGTAGACACATTTTTAAAGGTCTATAAGGAGGTTATTCAACAATATGGTTCATTATGA
- the thiI gene encoding tRNA uracil 4-sulfurtransferase ThiI: MVHYDTVLIRFGELTTKGKNRKDFINRLYQNILYVLRKVPQLDYRKTYDRIYITLNGADHEYVKAQLKKVFGISSFSFTEAIPSTMEDITSTCLRLAKESDKKSFKMMTKRHDKNFPEHSDTINRKVATKILEETDLKVDVHHPELAIQVEIHEGKTYITYDKIAGIGGYPAGINGKVMMMLSGGIDSPVAAYQLIKRGLKIEAVHFASPPYTSEAAKNKVLKLASMVSEYQGGMKVHVVPFTDLQLDIYKTAKDPYAITLMRRMMFRMAERLAKENNCLAIGTGESLGQVASQTLESMATINDVVHMPVLRPLVSMDKVEIIKLARELGTYETSILPYEDCCTIFNPKNPVTKPTIKKSVFFENKFPWQELLEEAMQKTSGSIVYPDEEKEDFL; encoded by the coding sequence ATGGTTCATTATGATACCGTCTTAATTCGTTTTGGTGAATTAACAACCAAAGGAAAAAATCGTAAGGATTTTATCAATCGTTTGTACCAAAATATTCTTTATGTGCTTCGTAAAGTTCCGCAATTAGACTATCGTAAGACTTATGATCGCATTTATATCACTTTAAATGGGGCTGACCATGAATATGTAAAGGCACAATTAAAAAAGGTATTTGGGATTTCATCCTTTTCTTTTACTGAAGCAATTCCTTCAACGATGGAAGATATTACATCGACTTGTTTAAGACTTGCTAAAGAAAGTGATAAAAAAAGCTTTAAGATGATGACCAAACGTCATGATAAAAATTTTCCTGAGCATTCCGATACCATCAATCGTAAAGTGGCGACTAAAATTTTAGAAGAAACGGATTTAAAGGTGGATGTGCATCATCCTGAATTAGCCATTCAAGTTGAAATTCATGAAGGAAAAACATATATTACCTATGATAAGATTGCCGGTATTGGCGGCTATCCTGCCGGTATCAATGGTAAGGTGATGATGATGTTATCAGGAGGAATTGATTCGCCAGTGGCGGCTTATCAATTAATCAAACGTGGTTTAAAGATTGAAGCGGTTCATTTTGCTTCGCCACCATATACCTCTGAAGCAGCTAAGAATAAAGTATTAAAGTTAGCTTCCATGGTTTCAGAATACCAAGGAGGAATGAAGGTTCATGTGGTTCCTTTTACGGACTTACAATTGGATATTTATAAGACTGCTAAGGATCCCTATGCAATTACATTGATGCGTCGAATGATGTTTCGCATGGCTGAAAGATTAGCAAAGGAAAATAATTGTTTAGCGATTGGAACAGGGGAAAGTTTGGGTCAAGTGGCTAGTCAAACTTTAGAATCTATGGCAACAATCAATGATGTGGTGCATATGCCGGTTTTAAGACCATTGGTATCGATGGATAAAGTGGAAATTATTAAGCTGGCACGTGAATTAGGTACTTATGAAACATCTATTTTACCTTATGAAGATTGTTGTACAATTTTCAATCCCAAAAATCCAGTAACGAAACCAACGATTAAGAAGTCAGTATTCTTTGAAAACAAATTTCCATGGCAAGAATTGTTAGAAGAAGCTATGCAAAAGACTTCTGGTTCTATTGTGTATCCTGATGAAGAAAAGGAGGATTTCTTATGA
- the rpmA gene encoding 50S ribosomal protein L27, whose product MKLKFTLDIQFFASKKGVSSTKNGRDSAGRRLGAKKADGQFATAGSIIYRQRGTKIYPGKNVMRGGDDTLFATCSGIVKYERLGRDKKQVSVYPQVA is encoded by the coding sequence ATGAAACTTAAGTTTACATTAGATATTCAGTTCTTTGCTAGTAAGAAAGGGGTATCTTCCACAAAGAATGGTCGTGACTCAGCCGGTCGTCGTTTAGGTGCTAAGAAGGCTGATGGACAATTCGCTACAGCCGGTTCGATTATTTATCGTCAACGTGGTACAAAAATTTACCCGGGCAAGAATGTTATGCGTGGTGGGGATGATACTTTATTCGCCACTTGCTCCGGTATTGTTAAATACGAACGTCTAGGTCGTGATAAAAAGCAAGTATCTGTGTATCCACAAGTTGCTTAA
- the rpsD gene encoding 30S ribosomal protein S4, whose amino-acid sequence MARYTGPVWKKARRLSFSILETGEELKKRTYAPGQHGPTKRIKLSGYGTQLREKQRIRNMYGLNERQFHNLFVKASKMDGMAGVNFLVLLESRLDNVVYRMGFARTRKAARQLVNHGHILVDGKKLNIPSALVKPGQEISLKEKSLNLVVIKEALESQINPPAFVEVDKDNKKGKFVRLPDRNELSQEINEALVVEYYNR is encoded by the coding sequence ATGGCACGTTACACAGGTCCTGTATGGAAGAAAGCTAGACGTTTAAGCTTTTCAATTTTAGAAACAGGGGAAGAATTAAAGAAGAGAACGTATGCTCCAGGACAACATGGTCCTACAAAGCGTATCAAATTATCTGGTTATGGAACACAGTTACGTGAGAAACAAAGAATTAGAAATATGTACGGTTTAAACGAACGTCAATTCCATAACTTATTTGTAAAAGCATCTAAGATGGATGGCATGGCTGGTGTAAACTTCTTAGTATTACTTGAAAGCCGTTTGGACAACGTTGTTTATCGTATGGGTTTTGCTCGCACGCGTAAAGCAGCTCGTCAATTAGTCAACCATGGTCATATCTTAGTAGATGGCAAAAAGTTAAATATCCCTTCTGCTTTAGTCAAACCCGGTCAAGAGATTTCCTTGAAGGAAAAGAGCTTAAACTTAGTTGTTATTAAAGAAGCTCTTGAATCTCAAATCAACCCACCGGCTTTCGTGGAAGTAGATAAAGACAATAAAAAAGGTAAGTTCGTTCGTCTTCCGGATCGCAATGAATTAAGCCAAGAAATCAACGAAGCATTAGTTGTCGAATACTACAACCGTTAA
- a CDS encoding serine dehydratase subunit alpha family protein has translation MNPFTQLLKKELVCALGCTEPIAIALASAKARKVLGCYPSETIIRCSGNIIKNVKGVTVPNTDGLKGVEAATAIGLIAGDASKNLEVLSKVNDKDIEKAKEILKAKEIKVELKEGAENLDIEIWLKDHQGNDCLVEIQNKHSNFFRIMKNGQFLYQGKLVEDKQNQCLEELSIHSIVQYAKTVPFEEVQEMIDKQIALNQEISKEGLKGNWGVEVGKLLLNEGEGLRAKVKAYAAAGSDARMSGCPLPVVINAGSGNQGITCSLPVIIYAEEKNKSHELLVRSLLISNLVALHIKRYIGRLSAFCGVTSAGVAAGAALAFLESQDEQLVSDTISNSLMIVSGMVCDGAKPSCAAKIASAVDAGYTGFQMALRQKNFKVGEGLMKENVEQTIQAIGHLGKVGMKQTDLEILKMMLE, from the coding sequence ATGAATCCATTTACGCAATTATTAAAAAAGGAATTGGTTTGTGCTTTAGGTTGTACGGAACCAATCGCAATAGCCTTAGCTAGTGCTAAAGCACGAAAGGTCTTAGGTTGTTATCCATCGGAAACAATCATTCGCTGTTCGGGAAATATTATAAAAAATGTAAAAGGGGTAACCGTTCCAAATACCGATGGTTTAAAAGGAGTGGAAGCTGCGACGGCAATTGGTTTGATTGCCGGTGATGCTAGTAAGAACTTAGAGGTTTTATCGAAAGTAAACGATAAGGACATTGAAAAAGCGAAAGAAATTTTAAAGGCTAAGGAAATCAAAGTAGAACTGAAAGAAGGCGCTGAAAATTTAGACATTGAAATATGGCTTAAGGATCATCAAGGGAATGATTGTTTGGTTGAAATTCAAAATAAACACAGCAATTTCTTCCGTATTATGAAAAATGGTCAATTTCTTTATCAAGGAAAATTAGTGGAAGACAAACAGAATCAATGTTTGGAAGAATTATCTATTCATTCGATTGTTCAATACGCAAAAACAGTTCCCTTTGAAGAAGTCCAAGAGATGATTGATAAACAGATTGCTTTAAATCAAGAAATCTCAAAAGAAGGCTTAAAAGGAAATTGGGGCGTTGAGGTAGGTAAATTACTTTTAAATGAGGGAGAAGGTCTTCGAGCAAAAGTAAAAGCCTATGCGGCGGCCGGTTCAGATGCTCGTATGAGTGGTTGCCCTTTACCGGTGGTGATTAACGCCGGTTCGGGGAATCAAGGTATCACTTGCTCTTTACCAGTGATTATTTATGCCGAAGAAAAGAATAAATCGCATGAATTATTGGTTCGTTCTTTATTGATATCTAATTTGGTTGCTCTTCATATCAAGCGCTATATTGGTCGTTTATCTGCTTTTTGTGGTGTTACTTCGGCGGGGGTGGCGGCAGGAGCCGCCTTGGCTTTCTTAGAGAGCCAAGATGAACAATTGGTTTCGGATACAATATCAAATTCTTTGATGATTGTTTCGGGAATGGTATGTGATGGAGCGAAGCCATCTTGTGCAGCTAAGATTGCCTCTGCTGTTGATGCTGGTTATACAGGTTTTCAAATGGCTCTACGTCAAAAAAATTTTAAAGTTGGCGAAGGTCTTATGAAAGAGAATGTGGAACAAACCATTCAAGCCATTGGTCATCTAGGTAAAGTTGGTATGAAGCAAACCGATTTAGAAATTTTAAAGATGATGTTGGAATAG
- a CDS encoding NAD(P)/FAD-dependent oxidoreductase, whose translation MKDMIIVGAGTAGLSAAIYAQRAGLNALVLEGNTYGGQIVNTPDIENYPGIAHISGFDFATGLYQQALDLGAKVQYEKVLEVIDEGEIKVVKTAKNEYKTKALILATGLVRRHIGIKNEDKLTGKGISYCATCDGAFFRNKVVAVNGGGNVALEDAQYLADLCEKVYLIHRRNEFRAEQAEIKRIMEKKNVEFVYNSTVTKLNGEDYLQSIEVTDKEGHIRQLDVSALFIAIGQIPLNEVFKNVVDLDAAGYIQADEFGNTNHAGIFAAGDCRVKSLRQLTTAASDGANAATSAYHYLLSLK comes from the coding sequence ATGAAGGATATGATTATAGTAGGAGCTGGGACAGCTGGTCTATCGGCCGCTATTTACGCTCAAAGAGCCGGTTTAAATGCCCTAGTGTTAGAAGGAAATACCTATGGCGGTCAAATCGTGAACACGCCTGATATTGAAAATTATCCCGGGATTGCTCATATCAGCGGCTTTGATTTTGCGACAGGTCTTTATCAACAGGCTTTGGATTTAGGCGCTAAGGTACAATATGAGAAAGTATTGGAAGTCATTGATGAAGGTGAAATTAAGGTTGTAAAAACAGCGAAGAATGAGTACAAAACAAAAGCGCTTATTTTAGCAACGGGCTTGGTGCGTCGTCATATTGGTATTAAGAATGAAGATAAACTAACCGGAAAAGGAATTAGCTATTGTGCCACTTGCGATGGAGCTTTCTTCCGTAATAAAGTCGTAGCTGTCAATGGTGGTGGTAATGTGGCTTTGGAAGACGCTCAATACTTAGCGGATTTGTGTGAGAAGGTCTATTTAATCCATCGTCGTAATGAATTCCGTGCTGAACAGGCGGAAATCAAGCGCATCATGGAAAAGAAGAATGTTGAATTTGTCTATAATTCTACTGTTACAAAGCTAAACGGTGAAGATTATTTACAATCCATTGAAGTAACGGATAAGGAAGGTCATATTCGTCAATTGGATGTGTCGGCTTTATTTATTGCGATCGGTCAAATTCCTTTGAATGAAGTGTTTAAGAATGTGGTGGACTTAGATGCGGCCGGTTATATTCAAGCCGATGAGTTTGGTAATACCAACCATGCCGGTATCTTTGCGGCAGGGGATTGTCGTGTGAAAAGTCTTCGTCAATTAACGACAGCCGCCAGTGATGGAGCGAATGCGGCAACCAGTGCTTATCATTATTTATTAAGCTTGAAATAA
- the gmk gene encoding guanylate kinase: MAKGLLIVLSGPSGVGKGTVLKEFIHDAELNLSYSVSLTTRKQRPGEVDGVNYHFVSRADFERAQKAGELLESAEFVGNYYGTSLAQVEKLRNEGKNVILEIEVQGCQQVQKKVEDALTIFIVPPSMEDLEKRIRGRNTEPEEIVQERLAKASREMDLIGMYKYVVCNDDPQLAADIIRMIIKRHM; this comes from the coding sequence ATGGCCAAGGGTTTATTGATTGTTTTATCTGGTCCTTCCGGTGTTGGTAAGGGAACTGTTCTTAAAGAGTTTATTCATGATGCCGAGTTGAACTTATCCTATTCGGTTTCTTTGACAACGCGTAAACAAAGACCCGGCGAAGTGGATGGAGTGAATTATCACTTTGTATCACGGGCTGATTTTGAAAGGGCACAAAAAGCGGGCGAATTACTAGAGTCAGCTGAATTTGTTGGTAATTATTATGGTACTTCATTGGCACAAGTTGAAAAGTTACGAAATGAAGGGAAAAATGTCATCTTGGAAATCGAGGTTCAAGGTTGTCAACAGGTTCAAAAGAAGGTAGAAGATGCATTAACGATTTTTATCGTACCGCCTAGCATGGAAGATCTTGAAAAGAGAATTCGTGGTCGTAATACAGAACCTGAAGAAATTGTTCAAGAACGCTTAGCGAAAGCATCTCGTGAAATGGATTTGATTGGTATGTACAAGTATGTGGTTTGTAACGATGATCCACAGTTGGCGGCTGATATTATCCGTATGATTATTAAAAGGCATATGTAA
- the ruvA gene encoding Holliday junction branch migration protein RuvA, which translates to MIAFIQGVITEIGDDYIVINRQGIGWLIYYPHCLEVHQGEEVQVFTYMSVSENDMRLYGFSTAEEKSLFLNLISVKGLGPKTAMTLLQKSGYDLITAAISKGDVAALKKLPGIGAKSASQIVLDLQGKLIAVDTASTKAMNYPLEIQEALEALKNFGYKGGDLNLVGNKMLEQASMTTEEYIRFGLKFFASH; encoded by the coding sequence ATGATTGCTTTTATACAGGGTGTGATTACGGAAATAGGTGATGATTATATTGTCATCAATCGTCAAGGGATAGGATGGTTAATCTATTATCCACATTGCTTAGAAGTTCATCAGGGGGAAGAAGTTCAGGTTTTTACATACATGTCTGTTTCGGAAAATGATATGCGTTTGTATGGCTTTTCGACAGCTGAAGAAAAATCATTATTTTTAAACTTAATATCGGTGAAGGGACTAGGACCAAAGACGGCGATGACTTTATTACAAAAGTCAGGCTATGATTTAATCACCGCCGCCATTTCAAAGGGTGATGTTGCGGCACTTAAGAAGCTACCCGGCATTGGCGCTAAGAGTGCTAGTCAGATTGTGCTTGATTTACAAGGAAAATTAATAGCAGTTGATACTGCTTCCACCAAAGCTATGAATTATCCATTAGAAATTCAAGAGGCTTTAGAAGCGTTAAAGAATTTTGGTTATAAAGGTGGAGATTTAAATTTGGTAGGGAATAAGATGTTAGAACAAGCATCCATGACAACGGAAGAATACATTCGTTTTGGATTGAAGTTCTTTGCGTCGCATTAG
- the obgE gene encoding GTPase ObgE, with the protein MIDVVKIALKAGDGGKGAVAWRHEKYYPNGGPFGGDGGKGGDIYFQVDTNETTLTKLRFTKSIKAGNGMPGLTKKMHGKSADDVIVSVPLGTMIRNATSHDLLADLTEPGEKVLIAKGGRGGLGNRHFATSRNDAPEFAQPGEIGESLTIVAELRLLADAGLIGYPSVGKSTFLSVVTNAQPDIADYPFTTIEPNIGVVSLPDGRGFVLADMPGLIEGAKDGKGLGHEFLRHIQRCRVLIHVVDMSGELRNPIDDYRIINEELFQYDEGLKKRPQLVIANKMDDEYAGLHLEEFKKAYPDLKVYEVSTITHMGLEAVLYEVMHLIEESKLEDVKETPTAEGEVVYRFEPKKPDFTIVNMGNGKFRLDSAKVDHLLDSVDFEKPEEVYQFALTLQKMGVDKALKEAGAKQGDSVIVGTYIMEYSE; encoded by the coding sequence ATGATTGATGTTGTAAAAATAGCTTTGAAAGCCGGTGATGGTGGTAAAGGTGCGGTTGCTTGGCGACATGAAAAGTATTATCCAAATGGTGGTCCATTTGGTGGTGATGGTGGTAAAGGGGGCGATATTTATTTCCAAGTTGACACCAATGAAACCACCTTAACGAAGCTTCGCTTCACCAAGTCTATTAAGGCAGGCAATGGTATGCCTGGTTTAACGAAAAAGATGCATGGTAAAAGTGCCGATGATGTGATTGTATCAGTTCCTTTAGGAACGATGATTCGGAATGCGACCAGTCATGATTTGTTGGCTGATTTAACCGAACCGGGGGAAAAAGTTTTAATCGCAAAAGGTGGTCGTGGCGGTCTTGGTAATAGGCACTTTGCGACTTCGCGTAATGATGCTCCGGAATTTGCACAACCCGGTGAAATTGGTGAAAGCCTTACAATTGTGGCTGAGCTTCGTTTATTGGCAGACGCTGGTTTAATTGGTTATCCATCGGTTGGTAAGAGTACTTTCTTAAGCGTCGTCACCAATGCGCAACCAGATATTGCCGACTATCCATTTACAACCATTGAACCAAATATCGGTGTTGTCTCCTTGCCGGATGGTCGCGGCTTTGTTCTGGCGGATATGCCGGGCTTAATTGAAGGCGCAAAAGACGGGAAAGGTTTAGGTCATGAATTCCTACGCCATATTCAACGCTGTCGAGTGTTAATTCATGTGGTGGATATGTCAGGTGAATTACGTAATCCAATTGATGATTATCGTATTATTAACGAAGAATTATTCCAATACGATGAGGGATTGAAGAAACGTCCACAGCTTGTGATTGCGAATAAGATGGATGATGAATACGCTGGTCTTCATTTAGAAGAATTTAAAAAAGCTTATCCAGATTTAAAAGTGTATGAAGTATCCACCATTACCCATATGGGTTTAGAAGCGGTTTTATATGAAGTGATGCACTTGATTGAAGAAAGTAAGTTAGAGGATGTGAAAGAAACACCAACGGCTGAGGGTGAAGTGGTTTATCGCTTTGAACCTAAGAAACCTGATTTTACGATTGTGAATATGGGCAATGGTAAATTCCGTTTGGATTCAGCGAAAGTCGATCATTTATTGGATAGTGTTGACTTTGAAAAGCCGGAAGAGGTCTATCAATTTGCGCTTACTTTGCAAAAAATGGGTGTGGATAAAGCTTTAAAAGAAGCTGGTGCGAAACAGGGTGATTCCGTCATTGTTGGAACCTACATTATGGAATATAGTGAATAG
- the rplU gene encoding 50S ribosomal protein L21, translating to MYAIIETGGKQIKAEVGQSIFVEKLAGEAGDKVVLDKVVLVSDADTKIGSPYVNGAKVSCTIEKQGKEKKVIIFKYKAKKGSTRRKQGHRQPYTKLLVESIEA from the coding sequence TTGTACGCAATTATCGAAACAGGCGGAAAGCAAATCAAGGCTGAAGTTGGTCAATCTATCTTTGTTGAAAAGTTAGCTGGTGAAGCCGGGGACAAGGTTGTCTTAGACAAGGTTGTTTTAGTTTCTGATGCTGATACAAAGATTGGTTCTCCTTATGTGAATGGTGCTAAGGTTTCTTGCACAATTGAAAAGCAAGGAAAAGAAAAGAAGGTCATTATCTTCAAGTACAAGGCTAAGAAAGGCTCAACTCGTCGTAAACAAGGTCACCGTCAACCTTATACAAAGTTATTAGTTGAATCCATTGAAGCCTAA
- a CDS encoding ribosomal-processing cysteine protease Prp, which translates to MIQIRIQEVDGHIIGLHFSGHAYSNEPGKDLVCAAISSIAFGILNALEEMKPQQKLSLSNNAIDIEILDADMVTDTILRTAYIQCETVRNQNQGFIQIKKEKVK; encoded by the coding sequence ATGATTCAGATTCGGATTCAAGAAGTTGATGGTCATATCATCGGCTTACACTTCTCCGGTCATGCTTATAGTAATGAACCAGGAAAGGATCTTGTCTGTGCTGCCATTAGCAGCATCGCTTTTGGAATATTAAACGCTTTAGAAGAAATGAAACCTCAACAAAAGCTATCGCTTAGTAACAATGCAATTGATATTGAGATTTTAGATGCTGATATGGTGACAGATACAATATTACGAACAGCTTATATTCAATGTGAGACAGTTCGTAATCAAAATCAAGGATTTATTCAAATTAAGAAGGAGAAAGTCAAATGA